Part of the Micropterus dolomieu isolate WLL.071019.BEF.003 ecotype Adirondacks linkage group LG17, ASM2129224v1, whole genome shotgun sequence genome is shown below.
ATTTCCTGCTCTCTCATCCGGAGGAAATCTGCATGTGCAGCACAAATTAATTTTAGCACCATTCAACAAGcaagcctttaaaacaggtTTTGCTTATCATCCTTTACATGAATTGTATCTGTTCCAACAAAGAGAGTGGATATGGTAGACTTTAGGTAAACAGAGCTTTGTGGGCATAGACAGGTTGCTAGTATCTGCAGTAGGGAAAGCAAAGCCCCTGGGTATTCATGCCTGCACTGTCTAGTGAGAACTGGTTTGGCTGTGCCTGTTATTGTGTGATTTCACTTTATGTGGTACAGTCAGTTGTGCCAGGAATGTGTGTACCCATAAACCTTTGTTTTGCTTGTTCTtacatttcaaaacagaaatgaaaggCTGCACGAATACACAATTAAATTTTACATCAAAAACCAAACTAGAATGAGAACAGTTAAATCTCCAGAGATCTTTATTTTTTGAATATTGCAGTGATGTGTTGCTATCATGTATAAATATACCATTAATATTGGTGaatggtgaaaaaaaaatattcagagaGCTCTTCATTCTCAGTACAGGAAATGTCTGGAACTACTGCAAATGTTTAACAAAAATGAATTCACACAAACTGGGAACAATACAAAAGCACTTTCAGGTAGGGATACCAAGTAAAGAACAAATTATTAGTGTTATTTATGACAACAAGGCAACACAGatataaataatcaaagaaGTTTGGTAATTGACATTGTAACCAGCCAAGCATTTACcagtgtatataaatatataatttcaaataaataaaattaacttagAGATCATCATTAGACTGTAATCAGCGAGCCCTTGACCCAAAGCACAAATAATCAAAGATCATCTTAGGCACACAACTAAATGCAATGCTCGTAACAACTACCAGATACACTACGACTTGTTCTCTCTTACAGCTTCATTCTCTATAGATCAACTATAGGTAAGTAAAACAGTAGTATTGGTCGGCCAGGAAGGCTTTACTTTTCAGTCAGGACAGTTTGACTACAGTGTCTTTGCATTTCACATGTGACAGCAAACAGTTTGGCTTTGAGTTCAAAGGCTGTCCATTTAGTAAAGCTACGTCAATAACAAAGCCAATCCCAAAATGCAAAGTTGCGTTATATCAATATTTGCTCATGCTCAGTGCTGAGCACACCTTCCTGACATGCCAACAGTTAAAAAACAGGAGATTAAAAGAGGGCTTGGTACACATATATGCCGTTAGATTGTCACCAGTAAATCAACTACACAGTGGCTTGAAATGTGCAAGTTTGCATTACAGTGCATAATGGCAACTAAAGAAGGTGATGTGGTTCTGATACAAAACCATATATCAACCATAAACATTAAGTGCATGTCACAGATGGTGTCACAGATGCAGCAGATAGACACATACATAACACACATAATCAAAGGGGTACCCCGCCGATTTTACACATCATGTTTAGTTTACTCATCACAGAGTCCTACTTAGACTGTGAAAACGGTTGAATAAtttcttctgtggctctgaaggGTGCTTGCCTAtggctgtgtctgaaatcaccCCCTCgttcactcattcactactcTCTATATAACAAACACGCAATAGTGTCAAAGTGTCATTGTCACTTTGTGTCATCACTGGCAGGTGTGAGGAATCGCACAATGGTAATTTTCATGCCATGAATACTGCTTTTTCATTCCAGTATTTTGAACTTTTGATGGCACTATATAGTGCATAAATTTCACAATCAAAATTCTGACACTATGAAATGGCAGAGGGTTAATATAGTGAATTATAATGTAAATAGTGATTTCGGACAGTCAAAGTATGAAAACAACCCAGATAATGTCAATAAGGGTTGCTTTGGCTTGGGTTTGGAGACTACACATTTTTAACAGAGGCCATCTTGGGGTGTTGCGTTTAAAAGATGCTGTCTTCCAAAAGACCCTATTGAGTTGTATTGTGGGAAATGTACGATCCAGAGTACGGTTTTGACTAAAAGTAAAGatatctcagcctctgctgctttcattatgatctctctctttttaatcCGCTTCTAATGAGTCCCCAGATTTTATAGAAGCAACAAAGTAATTCGCTGAGATTCCCCTTTACAGGCTGTAGCTGAAAAGTGTTGATGGAAAGAAACAAGTCTAGTTGTATTTTGTAGTGAGACGAGCATGCAAATGTTCTTCCCACATATGGCCCTATCATGCAAAAACCCAGAGGTCGTATGCACTCACCCAGGACAtaatgagagaaaaacaaaaacaaatacgaCAAACAACATTTCACAAGATGTTTCACAGCAAGGGAGTGAAAGTAATGTACAGTTGTGTGTCTAATACCATGGGTAAAAGCCAGACGGTTCGGGATAAGGAGGATGATAAGGCTGTGATTTCCAAATGATTCTATTAAGATCTTCATGATTTCAGTCTTGATTAGCTGAGGTGACAGACCGCCATGGTTCGGGATGAACGTGGTGTAAAGACGTGCTCAAAATGCTCCATGAGCTAAGGAGGTGAGTTATAGGAAATATTTGGGGACTCATGCTAATCCACACATTTGCTGCATCTTTCCCCCAATATTCTCTACTTCGTTTAGGTCATGAGTGCCATGGTGCTCTCAGGCTGGCCTCCAAAGATcccagagaaaaacaccagtgCAAGTCGCACATGGATGGGCACAAAGACATATGAGGTGTAGATCACCATGGCAATGGCCGAGAAGAGGATGGAGTTGAAGATGGACTTTTCCCAGGGCTCCAGGACATAGATGCCAGTGATTAGCAGGTACTGGTAGTACAGCCAGGCCAGGTACTCCCTAAAGTTCTTGAAGCTCATCTTGCAAGCTGGAAGGAAGGGAAATGGAGGTGGATTGTTCAAGCCGTAAGAAAGAGATTGTGAAGGAGGATAAAAACacagtggaggtgagggaggaaGAAAATTGGATGATAGTGATTACAAGAATTTAAATGGTTTGTAAAAAAAGTACACTCTTATCTTATGAGGACACAGAGGCAGCACCtcaaagaggtggtattgtgctctttggctttttccctctcctttattgaattatatatcttttttgtgcatgtaacaagtttgcaaagtgaaaaagcccaaagtccagcccaaagggagttcccatctcccacagaaaactctgctctgaaccgcttgaaaacagcttgtttgtagtcctgCCCTTCACTAGCAGAGgtcaggcacaccctcaaaccaagctagtctgagcggaggccctttggctcgactcgcatTTGATGGGTTTTCCATTtcagaaatgttgtacctgtttccaggtactttttgtcctatcacctcacctccatcgaagttccaagcaagctgagggatactaaaatgtaatgtgcaaacacgacagactgctgattggtcagagagaatcgtcactattcactgcattaTCATtgtgtgcaccagacagaggccagcaacaggaagatttatattttacagttttcgtatggaatttcatcactaaatccacttctgagaagttttgaggtgagaaatcagctgtgtagatttctaatattgacagttttacgagaagtgatcgctgaacaaaaatgtgcttgaatattttcggagttgaggagctccgcaagtggctgcgggggaagccggtgccaacccgcgggaggagcgtgtgaggccggccagccgcccgctcacagagcccgctgctcccgccgtcacacagaccgctgcagcaacaacggcagagcaaaacacagctggaaggttttcataccgcttatctgtctttacattctgagtaatgttgaaacgttttaacttaaaaaagaaaaagctgtgtggatcgctggtgtgtgtcgcattgaacattacgtcgcggcagttgtgtgtggtgttgctatgacgacaagctacgtactatctctgggtactgtctgcaatggaaaatggagcagggccgagtagagtcgagtctatcgatttgcgctatggtagcatttttcagcaaggcagcatagatcgtcagaacaccggcaacagttcaacgtttagtcctgatggaaagatgtggaacaatgatgttgtggacttgagagtaacttatatcatgtgctaggttacggtctcagtctgaagcggctttgatttggatcacactaccttgtttcttacgacccgcccatctctgcttctgattggctagtagtccttacctgggaactgcgcatgtgcaactcccaacaaagattttgtacaagtaagatgcatcactctgtagctcaagagcggagcgtacaacacagggtgaaaagaggatctgcagcaatgtgcagtatgagaaaaatatggtgttttttcaaaatgaaaccatttaaacctgttctggtacaacccctaattaagattttgaacctgaaaatgagcataataccacctctttaatgtaaaCTTCTGCACTACACGTCCcgaattcaaaatgttactaGAGGTATAGCAGTtatatcagcaaaatgtacccAAAgtattaaaaatctaaataccCGTCAGTCTTTTATAATATTATAGCATTATCATTACTCATGAATTactgtgtaagcagcatttttaaAGCTACTATtaggtagtttaatctacaacAGTGCATCACATATTATGAGctgattatatattataaatgtgAGCAACCTTCAAAGTTAGACATTATGTCCTAATAGcccaatatttatatttttagtcATGAATACTCCTTAAACTGATTAATATATGTTCTGCACTGTGCAACCACAGTGGAAAATAATCCTTGTAATTGTGGCTGTGTGTTTATTAATTAGAAGGTGTGAAAGGGAATTAGGAGCTCTCCTCTAGTCCCCCTAAACCTACAGCATAGCCCTGAGGGGGCCATTAAGCAGGCCTCAGGAGAACTGAGGCACTTATAGAACTCAGTTGGGTGGGTAGGGCAACCCCAATGAAATGAAACCCAGGGCTCCCACATAAGAGTCCTCACTTACTTTTTTGGCACACTTATTCCCACACttgacacacatacacgtgtTCTCCACACACATTGGACACTTAGAAATAAGTTTATGCACTAGGTAATGAGCAACGGGTACAGCACAGGCCAAAACACGCACTTTGATGTAAAGATGTAAAGCTGTCTTTACATGGGTTGAATCAATTAGAATTAGTTACTTTAACGTTTTccaaatgtttcattaaaaaagcaATGTGTTTGGCTGAGGTAAAGGCTTACAAAGCTGCAAGATCTGGTAATGCAATACACGGGCAGGGGGCGGGGCCAACAGGTGCGCTGCAAGTGCAGGTGTAGGCCTAGTCACCTGGCTTTCTAGAATACAGGCTACTTTAAATAGGGAGGATTGGGGGGGGGGTCCCGCCCTTTTCAATTACTGTCTGCAACCAAATTAACTTCCCTAATGTAAATAGCTTACTGCAGTAAGACTGTTGTATTAAATTTACAGTTAAAGCGCATTTAGGTCGCATTTCGTTATGATCAGCATTTTTTAATCAGAATTAGGATAGGACCTTAATTAAAATGTCTTCCTAAATCACTCAATTAACAAGATTGGCCAACAAAACTGTAGAAGAAGTTATGTCCCGTCCAGATGGTATAAATGTGGGATAGGCTATGATTAATGATCGGCACATATGATAGGCTACATTTTATACATCACTattgctgattttttttaagtacaCACAATATTTGAGGAGATATATCAGCTCCTGAGCTCTCACAGTAGCCTGTATTGTGTTGACTATAATCGAATCCATATATTGACTCACCTTAGTAGCCGACGTATGATCCCCTGGATATCTAAAGAGAAAACTAGAGAGGCGAGCTACAGACAACGGCCCGCGTCCTTCTGCTGATCCGCTGCTTTGTGTAAATGAAAAGCTGTCTCACTAGTTTCCACCGGCCTGTAGGTTATACAGACTATGAGAATAACACCACACCCACAAGCCTACTCGAGCTTTTACCACTCACCTGGCTCACAGATCATGGAGTGActataacccccccccccccaaaaaaaaacacagttcttGGATCAGAAGGAGGAGCCGATGTGTTGATTGTAGCTCTCCTTCAGCCCTGTAAAGCCTGCTGCTTCGTGCAGCATCTTTAAACTTTCTCCAGTCCGTGTCGCATTCTTCTGCGCATCTGTCCCACCATGCTGCAGCCCGACGCCGCCCCGCAGTAGCTACCTTCTCTGACGTGTAgggcagcggcagcagcagcaggagcagcagccagGATAACAGCATGGAAAAACAAGCCGAGGCTGCACAGACGCCACACTTATGCACTTATACCGCAGCGTAGGGATGTTGCAGTTTATATTAGGCATTATAGGGAATGTAAATGCAGTCTTTGCATTGTTCAGAAACGTAGCTAAATCATTCACTAACattcctgttttctctctcctcctctgtgatAGGTAAGGACTAAATAAGAAACAAACTGGACATATTTTCACTAGAATATATTGCAGGTTTTTTCGCAGCCTTTTCAGTGCATGCAGAATGTACAGGACCTGTGTTCTCAAAGTAATTTTGGAGATTAATGTTATCAGCAATTTTGAAACAATTTCTCTTTTGTATATCTAGTCTATGCTTTTCTGCATTTTGGTGGCAGATACATGATTACATTACATGACTGATAATGCTATATTGAAACCAAGAAACTCAGGGCCAGAGAATTGACTGATGCGTTTGACTGCAGGTGCTGAATCCATAAACCTATCAGGCACCAACCACAGATTTTACTAACTCAAGCGGCAGCTGGGTCTCAAAAGCCTACTACGCACActcacaaaatacacaaaatatattCAGAAAAGTATTAATTTAGCATCTCTTCTCTTCAAAGTCACTAcctaaagagaaaaaaaaacacagagggaAATCCAAGTACAAGCTGAGAAGCTGCCCCTTTGTTTTGATGCAATCccacatacagtgaggaaaactGTACAAGTGTCACAAGAATGAGGACTGGTTTAAAATGCCAGACATATTGTATGAACATTTTCCACTTGCAGAGATTTAATACCTCTTTCTAGTATCAATATTGACTGTGTGTCTTTTCATGAACTGGCCTGATCTGCTCTGCTAAAAGTACTTTGGAAATCATTATTCAAATCAGACAGTAAGCCTCCTTAGACCTTAATAGCTCAGATGTTGTTGAGACTCAAAGCTCTAACAAGATCTCACTAGTCTTTTTATACTTAGAATGTGAGTCTGTAATACTAGAAATTAGGTTAAGGGGGTTAGAGGCAAAACATTGGGGTCACAAGGGGTCAGTTTGTGCACATGCAAAGATGCTGAGGAAACCAGGCCAACATGAGGGTGCTCCACACAGTTGTTGCCCACCCCTACCAAaaccaaccacacacacacacaaacacccaaaGAGGTTTCACCTCATTCACTTTCCCAAGTAGATCTAATTACCATTAACAACCAGCTCAGGTTTGTAAAAAACAAGACTGGGCCGTTTCCTCCCTCTTCAAGTTAGAATGCAAGACATGTAACAGACTAATACACACTGTTATACACACATTCCTCTGGTGGCTTAGATTACATAAAGCTTCATATCAGAAAGGTCTCTGCACAGCTATGCAACAAAGctagagacaaaataaaataaaaacaaacgcTTTAATTCTACGTTAAATAATGGTTTGGATTTAATGCAGCAGGCTGTGTGTGCGCAAATGTCATGGTTTTACCTTCCCAAAATGATCAGAGAtcttcaaaaatgtttgtgataTAAATGCTGCCCCTTCAAGTTATTTTAAAGGGTGCATTATACTGCAACCAGATAATTACAGGCACATTCTCCCCTGGGTTTCTAACGATTTAGAAGCGGCAATATACAGCTACCTTTGGTTAGGATCAAGATATATGTATGTGGGTGCAAATGTAATTGTGTCACACTATAGAGTGGAATCTAGCATTGATTAAGTTTGGATTTGTCAATGAGTGTACCTATGCAGTATAAATGGTGACAGGTTGGAGTTGGGAACTGTTTACACATGAGCCATGGCTCCAATCAGTTGATCATATCACATATCACTTCAGATTGTATGAGGACATCAGTGTTGTTAATAGGGGCCTTGATTCAAACCTCATAAGCCCATATCACAGTACAGACAGCTCTTTCTTGGACTGAAAAGATGGTTCAGCCGGATGAGTATTTGAATATTGCCTATGTTAGCCAAATGATGCCATTAACAGGCCTGGCTGGGGTAACTATAAGTGTGGCTATTTGAATACATTACCACCCTGTTCTTAGTGGCCCAAAGCTCCCTCTGGTGGATATGTACAGCCAAGATGacatgatgatgaagatgaagtcACCATGTCCCAATTTCTACATACTGATTCGAAGCAAGACAGtatgcacacaaaaaacattttgatgtctTTTAGCAAAGTTTAACTGGCAGCAGCTTTCCAAAATTGCCCATTGACTGATTTGACATCACACGTTTTGTATAATTTCTATGACGATTATTACATTGTATATACTGTTCAGAATTAGTATGGATATGGTACACAGCTAATGTCTTGCATAcgcaaacagaaaatattcataaaAAGTGTGCATTGGGACAAATATTTATTTCGATATAGTGAACCAGAAGCACTCCATTTCCACATCACTTCAAAATTTTACATGTCAAGGGGAAAAACAGTACTTTGAAAAGAaccaaaaatgttaattttgtaGCGTCAGTGTGATAGATCCACTGAGATGAGGTGGACAAGATTAATGATCAGTTGAAACAactgaaagtccagtttctcaGCAGAAACTTATTTGTGACCATTATAACCCATAGTTTATGGGGTTTAACTGTATTGAGTCATTACACCACAGTCTGATTATGAGCTGTGGCTCTTTTCAGTATGAAACATTATTTGTCAATGGTTCAATCAGTCCTCAATCTGCTGTCGGGTTAAAATCAGAGGCCTCAGCTTTGTGTGTAATTGCATCACTGTTACATCAGCAGATCTGTATTTCACAGATCAACTGGTCTTTGTCACAGAGGCAGGATGGCGACTGGCTATTCTGTCATCATATCAGCACCCTCTTCTCCTGTGGCATCTGTTAGGCTGAGCTCCTCCAGCATCTCCATCAGGGAGATCCGTGGTGCTCCATCATCATCAGTGTCGCTCTCCACTGGGATCTTTGACGCATCTGAAATTCAAAAATCAACCTCCATTCATTCAACTATCTAATACATTGTCTAATAAATGGTGTATCATTAGATTTACCAGCAAACAGAAGCAGTCATTAACAGTAAATGAGCCGTATCTTAATTATTTAAGTTGAAACAATGGAAACATAAAACATGTCAACAGAAGGACTTAAGTCTCTGGGGTTTCAAGCGAAGTGAAAAGGTTGTTCACCTCTGTAGATGTTAACATTTTTCCTCAGAGCCTCATCTTCCTCCAGGTCCTCCAGGAAGTCCTGGTATTGTCTGAAGACAGAAAAGCAAGTTACAGGAAAACCCATGTGGTACGacgaaaaaaaaaatattcacaggATACTTGGCCTTCTTGGCACATTTTCAAACTATTCAACTAACCAAAACAATGTCATGTCTTAAGCAACCATTTCAGTTATGTTAAGtgtttttccttattttctgcGCCAGAGACATTTATGCAGAAAACAAACTCATAACCTCAAAATGTACTTGAGGATAAAACTTGTTTATTTAGGTTGGTATTTTCGAAAGGATAGGGTTGTCTAAATTTATGCACCAAATTTTTTGCAACTGGATACGATAATTTAAGCACTCTCGCATTTAGGGATAAGCCTAGGGGCATTccacatttttgttattgtcaacatGTCCCACAAAAAGACTAAAACCAACATGAATTGATCCTACAAACACATATTACCTGCGTAGCCAGATACGAGGTAGCCGATATAGCTTATTCCTTTGtccaaaaacacatacatgaaCCACACCGTTGCAGTGAGCGACATGTTTTTTCATCACAATGACCACGGGTACTGCAATTTAATTTGTCAATCCAAGAAACTGTTCTCCTactgtaaatactcactagaggaCCAAATATGTATTactttatgaatgaaaataatgcactatttactcctgtttggcTGTGATCGCAAAGATACATTCTTAAACCTTTAAAGCATTCACATCAAAAGAATTCACTAAATCTGCATTATTCTCCTACCTCTCATCATCTGAGTCCATGCCCTCACGGTCTCTAGGCATCTCCTGCAGTTTCCAGTTCCTGCGCTTCACCCTCCTGGTGCGGTCGTAGCTCTTCTTGATCAGCACCTTAGAGAGTCCACATTCAGGTTGTACAAATTAAAACACTAGAACATagtgcatacacacacttttcttATATTATGCTATGAAGGAATGTTGTATTGTTCCAAGAATGTGATCAACTCTACAGCCAGTATTTCATGTTGCCACTAGGGGTCAGTGTTAATCAAGTCGACAACAGCCACTAAAGGCATTGTCCCCAGCCCAGGTTCATTTACTGAGGATGTTCAGTGGAGCGCAGGTGAGTCTTACCACATCAGGAATGTGGTGAGGGTTCATCTTATTGAGGTACTCATCATTGACGTTGGAATTGGCAAAGTCAAACCTGT
Proteins encoded:
- the sptssb gene encoding serine palmitoyltransferase small subunit B; protein product: MSFKNFREYLAWLYYQYLLITGIYVLEPWEKSIFNSILFSAIAMVIYTSYVFVPIHVRLALVFFSGIFGGQPESTMALMT